A region of Lycium barbarum isolate Lr01 chromosome 1, ASM1917538v2, whole genome shotgun sequence DNA encodes the following proteins:
- the LOC132629856 gene encoding protein TILLER ANGLE CONTROL 1-like isoform X2, with protein sequence MKIFNWVHRKFQQKDGNKKDIEFKIRNEIIGHDTQVLLQDASFAHMLDIWKGGSILTIGTFGFDPLKNVQSDIDIEQEEISLEEEEEYFSVGNDIQECNETTVADEGNEELYPLIYANIGVHEVINEEAPKENLTLLAIDSNKIMKKERITLADLFSADSDHHHKADSPEKSIEPEIFTKKPNSSPQLKNGLSFAKKLIPRVKDEQRPIQKLQKLMTKVLKRKVHPDIETKIGKNNSQVKAASMLGLSCVKHFRVESSVSLLQTDQDITV encoded by the exons atgaag ATCTTCAATTGGGTGCATCGCAAGTTTCAGCAGAAAG ATGGAAATAAGAAAGATATTGAGTTCAAAATCCGCAATGAAATTATTGGTCATGATACACAAGTTCTTCTTCAAGATGCCTCATTTGCACACATGTTAGATATTTGGAAAGGAGGATCAATCCTCACAATTGGCACATTTGGATTTGATCCACTGAAAAATGTGCAAAGTGATATAGACATTGAACAAGAAGAAATATCCctagaggaagaagaagagtacTTCTCAGTGGGAAATGATATTCAAGAATGTAATGAAACTACAGTTGCTGATGAGGGAAATGAAGAATTGTATCCCTTAATATATGCAAATATTGGAGTTCATGAAGTGATTAATGAGGAAGCTCCAAAAGAAAATTTGACACTATTGGCTATTGATTCAAATAAGATAATGAAAAAAGAAAGGATCACTCTGGCTGACTTGTTCTCTGCTGATTCTGATCATCACCATAAGGCAGATAGTCCAGAAAAAAGTATAGAGCCAGAAATTTTCACTAAGAAGCCTAATTCGTCTCCACAATTGAAGAATGGACTTTCTTTCGCCAAGAAACTCATTCCAAGGGTCAAGGATGAGCAGCGCCCGATCCAAAAGCTACAAAAA TTGATGACGAAAGTGTTGAAAAGAAAGGTTCATCCAGATATTGAAACCAAAATTGGCAAGAACAACAGTCAGGTCAAAGCAGCTAGCATGCTTGGTCTTTCCTGCGTTAAACACTTCAGAGTTGAATCATCTGTTTCCCTTCTCCAGACTGATCAAG ATATCACGGTCTAA
- the LOC132629856 gene encoding protein TILLER ANGLE CONTROL 1-like isoform X1, whose translation MKVQISNLILGFKPHKIFNWVHRKFQQKDGNKKDIEFKIRNEIIGHDTQVLLQDASFAHMLDIWKGGSILTIGTFGFDPLKNVQSDIDIEQEEISLEEEEEYFSVGNDIQECNETTVADEGNEELYPLIYANIGVHEVINEEAPKENLTLLAIDSNKIMKKERITLADLFSADSDHHHKADSPEKSIEPEIFTKKPNSSPQLKNGLSFAKKLIPRVKDEQRPIQKLQKLMTKVLKRKVHPDIETKIGKNNSQVKAASMLGLSCVKHFRVESSVSLLQTDQDITV comes from the exons atgaagGTACAAATTTCAAATTTAATTTTAGGTTTTAAACCTCACAAG ATCTTCAATTGGGTGCATCGCAAGTTTCAGCAGAAAG ATGGAAATAAGAAAGATATTGAGTTCAAAATCCGCAATGAAATTATTGGTCATGATACACAAGTTCTTCTTCAAGATGCCTCATTTGCACACATGTTAGATATTTGGAAAGGAGGATCAATCCTCACAATTGGCACATTTGGATTTGATCCACTGAAAAATGTGCAAAGTGATATAGACATTGAACAAGAAGAAATATCCctagaggaagaagaagagtacTTCTCAGTGGGAAATGATATTCAAGAATGTAATGAAACTACAGTTGCTGATGAGGGAAATGAAGAATTGTATCCCTTAATATATGCAAATATTGGAGTTCATGAAGTGATTAATGAGGAAGCTCCAAAAGAAAATTTGACACTATTGGCTATTGATTCAAATAAGATAATGAAAAAAGAAAGGATCACTCTGGCTGACTTGTTCTCTGCTGATTCTGATCATCACCATAAGGCAGATAGTCCAGAAAAAAGTATAGAGCCAGAAATTTTCACTAAGAAGCCTAATTCGTCTCCACAATTGAAGAATGGACTTTCTTTCGCCAAGAAACTCATTCCAAGGGTCAAGGATGAGCAGCGCCCGATCCAAAAGCTACAAAAA TTGATGACGAAAGTGTTGAAAAGAAAGGTTCATCCAGATATTGAAACCAAAATTGGCAAGAACAACAGTCAGGTCAAAGCAGCTAGCATGCTTGGTCTTTCCTGCGTTAAACACTTCAGAGTTGAATCATCTGTTTCCCTTCTCCAGACTGATCAAG ATATCACGGTCTAA